From Pseudarthrobacter equi, a single genomic window includes:
- a CDS encoding CDP-alcohol phosphatidyltransferase family protein: MKFIGAGSRPDRPQVDHDIVFTIPNLLTVVRFMGVPLFIWLVLAQKEYGAGVVVLAVMACTDWVDGYVARRFDQASRLGRVLDPIADRLALLAVAVTLVIAGVVHWLYLAALVIPDAVLLALTLSLFRGHPDLPVSAVGKVRTGLLLLGTPMLVLSRLDTGFSHALFIAAWIVLGLGLVGHWIAAYNYVWAMLRKGRAQTTPDGGIS, from the coding sequence GTGAAGTTCATTGGTGCCGGTTCCCGTCCGGACCGCCCCCAGGTTGACCATGACATCGTGTTCACCATCCCCAACCTCCTCACCGTGGTGCGGTTCATGGGGGTTCCGCTCTTCATCTGGCTTGTGCTGGCGCAAAAGGAATACGGCGCCGGTGTGGTGGTCCTGGCGGTCATGGCATGCACCGACTGGGTGGACGGCTACGTTGCCCGCCGGTTCGACCAGGCTTCCCGGCTGGGCCGGGTCCTGGACCCCATCGCGGACCGGCTGGCGCTCCTGGCCGTAGCCGTCACCCTGGTGATTGCCGGCGTCGTGCATTGGCTCTACCTGGCGGCGCTGGTCATTCCGGACGCCGTGCTGCTGGCGCTGACGCTCTCACTCTTCCGCGGCCACCCTGACCTCCCCGTCAGCGCGGTGGGCAAGGTGCGCACCGGGCTGCTGCTCCTCGGCACCCCCATGCTGGTGCTTTCCAGGCTGGACACCGGCTTCTCCCACGCCCTCTTCATCGCGGCCTGGATCGTGCTGGGCCTGGGTCTGGTGGGCCACTGGATTGCCGCCTACAACTATGTCTGGGCCATGCTGCGCAAGGGCAGGGCCCAGACAACGCCCGACGGCGGGATCTCCTGA
- a CDS encoding DMT family transporter, translated as MIWMAVLLAVLGAFCLALGAQRQGSAVKADTGGLALSSNGFLRLLRNPRWVFGLLLLCAGMAMNAVALVSAPLTVIQPIGAIALVITTIVNARDQDLTINRATVVAITACVTGSALFVLLAVNVTQENHHVSPEDELTIVLLLALAVGLFGTLAVMFRHRMNAFIYILGAGVLFGFVAVLTRIIGKHLLDPNGLFLLNVQWYSVVAIIAAGGLGSWFVQSAYSSGPPDLVIAGLTVIDPMVGIAIGIIILGELRPDVHAVMAIAMGTAALLAIVGVIALSRHHPEVTKRKKDARKSPGRPSH; from the coding sequence ATGATATGGATGGCCGTCCTCCTCGCCGTGCTGGGAGCGTTCTGCCTCGCCCTGGGAGCCCAGCGCCAGGGCAGTGCCGTGAAGGCCGATACCGGGGGACTAGCCCTGAGTTCGAACGGATTCCTGCGCCTGCTGCGGAATCCCCGCTGGGTGTTCGGCCTGCTGCTCCTGTGCGCCGGGATGGCCATGAATGCGGTGGCGCTCGTGTCGGCGCCGCTGACCGTGATCCAGCCGATCGGCGCCATCGCCCTGGTGATCACCACCATCGTGAATGCGCGGGACCAGGACCTCACCATCAACCGCGCCACGGTGGTGGCCATTACTGCCTGCGTAACGGGGTCCGCACTTTTCGTCCTCCTTGCGGTCAACGTCACCCAGGAGAACCACCACGTCAGCCCCGAGGACGAGCTGACCATCGTGCTGCTTCTCGCCCTTGCGGTGGGCCTCTTCGGGACCCTGGCGGTGATGTTCCGGCACCGGATGAACGCCTTCATCTACATCCTTGGCGCCGGTGTCCTGTTCGGCTTCGTCGCGGTCCTGACCCGGATCATCGGCAAGCACCTGCTGGACCCCAACGGACTGTTCCTGCTGAACGTGCAGTGGTACTCCGTGGTGGCGATCATCGCCGCCGGTGGCCTGGGGTCCTGGTTCGTGCAGAGCGCGTACTCGTCGGGTCCGCCGGACCTGGTGATCGCCGGCCTGACAGTCATTGATCCCATGGTGGGAATCGCCATCGGCATCATCATCCTGGGTGAACTGCGCCCCGACGTCCACGCCGTCATGGCCATTGCCATGGGAACCGCCGCGCTCCTTGCTATCGTTGGGGTTATCGCCCTTTCGCGGCACCACCCCGAGGTCACCAAGCGCAAGAAGGACGCACGGAAGTCCCCGGGCCGGCCGTCCCACTAG
- a CDS encoding glycosyltransferase codes for MTTPADQPLTILIAADTYPPHVNGAAQFGYRLAKGMTGRGHNVHVLACRDGKGKSYSEFRDEATVHRLRSHSVPTHETFRICLPWEIKKEISLLFDQVKPDVVHIQSHYMIGEHVLYEAVKRGIRIVATNHFMPENLNPFLPFPQWFKDIVGRISWKDMGKVMGQADVVTTPTPLAAKAMHEHAFLRKVLPLSNGIDSAAYELQPGETIEPHAHPTVLFAGRLAEEKHVDVLIKAIGKTPPELNVHLEIVGGGEVRPALEELVQRLGLGDRVKFLGLASDADLRKAYIQANLFCMPGTAELQSLVTLEAMSASTPVVLADAMALPHLVRDGQNGYLFTPNDSDDLAKKITQILELPSDQQAAMGQASRQMVEPHSIQGTLQTFEDLYRGARYEDMVV; via the coding sequence GTGACCACGCCAGCCGACCAGCCACTGACCATCCTGATCGCCGCGGACACCTACCCGCCCCACGTGAATGGCGCCGCCCAGTTCGGCTACCGCCTCGCCAAGGGCATGACCGGCAGGGGCCACAACGTCCATGTCCTGGCCTGCCGCGACGGCAAGGGCAAAAGCTACTCCGAGTTCCGCGATGAAGCGACCGTTCACCGGCTCCGCTCGCACAGCGTGCCCACGCACGAGACGTTCCGCATCTGCCTCCCCTGGGAGATCAAGAAGGAAATCAGCCTGCTGTTCGACCAGGTCAAGCCTGATGTGGTGCACATCCAGAGCCACTACATGATTGGCGAGCACGTCCTCTACGAGGCTGTGAAGCGCGGCATCCGGATCGTCGCCACCAACCATTTCATGCCGGAAAACCTCAATCCCTTCCTGCCGTTCCCGCAGTGGTTCAAGGACATCGTGGGACGGATCTCCTGGAAGGACATGGGCAAGGTCATGGGCCAGGCGGACGTGGTCACCACGCCTACTCCGTTGGCAGCCAAGGCAATGCATGAGCACGCGTTCCTTCGCAAGGTGCTCCCGCTCTCCAACGGCATTGACTCCGCCGCCTACGAGCTGCAGCCCGGGGAAACCATTGAACCGCACGCCCACCCCACGGTGCTGTTCGCGGGCCGCCTGGCCGAGGAGAAGCACGTGGACGTGCTGATCAAGGCCATCGGCAAGACCCCGCCGGAACTGAACGTGCACCTGGAAATTGTCGGCGGTGGCGAGGTGCGGCCGGCGCTCGAAGAGCTGGTGCAGCGCCTCGGCCTGGGGGACCGTGTGAAGTTCCTGGGCCTGGCCAGCGACGCGGACCTGCGGAAGGCCTACATCCAGGCCAACCTCTTCTGCATGCCGGGAACGGCCGAGCTGCAGTCGCTGGTGACGCTCGAGGCCATGTCCGCATCCACCCCGGTGGTCCTGGCAGACGCCATGGCATTGCCGCACCTTGTCCGGGACGGGCAGAACGGCTACCTGTTCACCCCCAACGACAGCGACGACCTCGCTAAGAAGATCACCCAGATCCTGGAGCTTCCCAGTGACCAGCAGGCCGCGATGGGCCAGGCCAGCCGCCAGATGGTGGAACCGCACAGCATCCAGGGCACCCTGCAGACCTTTGAGGACCTGTACCGCGGCGCGCGGTACGAGGACATGGTGGTCTGA
- a CDS encoding acyl-CoA dehydrogenase family protein, which produces MSTPAADLHDLPYADGDFYAFEQLLSAKERDRLAEVRDFLAREVRPIATDCWNRGEFPMDLIPKLAEVDLVSPVRRQGHSNLFAGLVHAELTRADASIATFLGVHDGLFTGSIEALASREQQEEWLPDIYALKKIGAFGLTEPLGGSDVAGGTRTTARRDGDTWILNGAKRWIGNATFSDWVVIYARDVADNQVKGFLVDTTLPGFSATRIENKISLRTVQNADIVLEDVVVPDFFKLANANSFRDVNKVLKVTRLAVAWQAVGQQLAAFDVARSYAVERKQFGRPLASFQLIQNQLVQILGNAVSSMGMMVRLAQLEDDGLAKDEQSALAKAFTTERMRESVALGRSILGGNGIVTDYGMAKIFADAEAIYSYEGTAEINTLVTGRAITGISAIV; this is translated from the coding sequence ATGTCCACTCCTGCTGCAGACCTCCATGACCTTCCCTACGCGGACGGCGACTTCTACGCTTTCGAACAGCTCCTCTCCGCCAAGGAGCGGGACCGCCTCGCCGAGGTCCGCGACTTCCTGGCCCGCGAGGTCCGCCCCATCGCCACGGACTGCTGGAACAGGGGGGAGTTCCCCATGGACCTCATCCCCAAGCTCGCCGAAGTGGACCTCGTCAGCCCTGTCCGGCGCCAGGGCCACTCCAACCTTTTCGCCGGGCTGGTCCATGCCGAACTGACCCGCGCCGACGCCTCCATCGCCACCTTCCTGGGGGTCCACGACGGTCTCTTCACGGGGTCCATCGAAGCGCTGGCATCCCGGGAACAGCAGGAGGAGTGGCTGCCGGACATCTACGCGCTGAAGAAGATCGGCGCGTTCGGCCTCACCGAACCGCTGGGGGGCAGCGATGTGGCAGGCGGGACCCGCACCACCGCCCGCCGGGACGGCGACACCTGGATCCTGAACGGCGCCAAGCGCTGGATCGGCAACGCCACCTTCTCCGACTGGGTGGTCATCTACGCCCGCGACGTCGCTGACAACCAGGTCAAGGGCTTCCTCGTGGACACCACCCTGCCCGGTTTCAGTGCCACCAGGATCGAAAACAAGATCTCCCTCCGGACTGTGCAGAACGCCGACATTGTCCTCGAGGACGTCGTGGTGCCGGACTTCTTCAAGCTCGCCAACGCGAACAGCTTCCGGGATGTCAACAAGGTCCTGAAGGTAACGCGGCTGGCTGTCGCGTGGCAGGCTGTGGGCCAGCAGCTGGCGGCCTTCGACGTTGCCAGAAGCTACGCCGTGGAGCGCAAGCAGTTCGGCCGTCCGCTCGCATCCTTCCAGCTCATCCAGAACCAGCTGGTGCAGATCCTGGGCAACGCCGTCAGCTCGATGGGGATGATGGTGCGGCTCGCCCAGCTCGAAGATGACGGCCTGGCCAAGGATGAGCAGTCTGCCCTGGCCAAGGCCTTCACCACCGAACGGATGCGCGAGAGCGTGGCCCTGGGGCGGAGCATCCTTGGGGGCAACGGCATCGTCACTGACTATGGCATGGCGAAGATCTTCGCCGACGCGGAGGCGATCTACTCCTACGAAGGCACAGCCGAGATCAACACCCTGGTCACCGGGCGCGCCATCACCGGTATCTCGGCCATCGTCTAG
- a CDS encoding M23 family metallopeptidase — protein sequence MKPPVLLAALLLLPASVSYIPEPLSLSPRGPVPAAATLQALPTAAEDVGASVARPSWDWPLSPRPRVLRSFDPPPKPWLSGHRGVDLETAGPAAEVVSPAAGTVSFVGVVVDRPVITIDHGAGLRSSFEPVDSPLAVGAAVTQGQVIGTALPGHCPAAGCIHWGVRQGEEYVNPLQFVLDLRPSVLLPLHGTP from the coding sequence ATGAAACCACCGGTCCTGCTTGCCGCACTGCTGCTGCTTCCTGCGTCGGTCTCATACATTCCCGAGCCGCTGTCCCTCAGTCCGCGGGGGCCGGTCCCCGCGGCGGCAACGCTCCAGGCGCTTCCGACGGCGGCGGAAGACGTGGGCGCCTCCGTTGCCCGCCCGTCGTGGGACTGGCCGCTGTCACCCCGCCCGCGGGTACTGCGCAGCTTTGATCCGCCGCCCAAACCGTGGCTCAGCGGCCACCGGGGAGTGGACCTGGAGACGGCAGGTCCGGCGGCGGAAGTGGTGTCGCCGGCGGCCGGAACTGTCAGCTTCGTGGGCGTGGTGGTGGACCGGCCGGTGATCACCATAGATCACGGTGCCGGCCTGCGGAGCAGCTTCGAGCCCGTGGACAGCCCCCTGGCGGTCGGCGCCGCGGTGACGCAGGGGCAGGTCATCGGCACCGCCCTCCCCGGCCACTGCCCCGCCGCCGGCTGTATCCACTGGGGCGTCCGGCAAGGCGAGGAGTACGTCAATCCCCTGCAGTTTGTCCTGGACCTGAGGCCTTCAGTCCTGCTGCCGCTGCACGGAACGCCCTAG
- the rpsB gene encoding 30S ribosomal protein S2 produces MPVVTMRQLLDSGVHFGHQTRRWNPKMKRFIFTERNGIYIIDLQQSLSYIDRAYEFVKATVAHGGTVLFVGTKKQAQEAIAEQATRVGQPYVNQRWLGGMLTNFQTVAKRIQRMKELEEIDFDDVAGSAYTKKELLLLKRELTKLESNLGGIRNLTKAPSVLWIVDTKKEHLAVDEAKKLNIPVVAILDTNCDPDEVDFPIPGNDDAIRSVNLLTRVVADAVAEGLIARNNRGSGTTEAPEEPLAEWERELLEGSKAEEAAAAAPAENAEAPAAADASAEEAPAAAEAPAEDAK; encoded by the coding sequence ATGCCCGTCGTAACTATGCGCCAGCTGCTTGACAGCGGCGTCCACTTTGGACACCAGACCCGCCGTTGGAACCCGAAGATGAAGCGCTTCATCTTCACCGAGCGCAACGGCATCTACATCATTGACCTTCAGCAGTCGCTGTCCTACATCGACCGCGCCTACGAGTTCGTGAAGGCCACCGTTGCCCACGGCGGCACCGTACTCTTCGTCGGCACCAAGAAGCAGGCCCAGGAAGCAATCGCTGAGCAGGCCACCCGCGTGGGCCAGCCCTACGTGAACCAGCGCTGGCTCGGCGGCATGCTGACCAACTTCCAGACGGTCGCCAAGCGTATCCAGCGTATGAAGGAACTCGAAGAGATCGACTTCGACGACGTTGCTGGTTCCGCTTACACCAAGAAGGAATTGCTGCTCCTCAAGCGCGAGCTCACCAAGCTCGAGTCCAACCTGGGCGGTATCCGCAACCTGACCAAGGCACCTTCCGTGCTCTGGATCGTGGACACCAAGAAGGAACACCTCGCCGTTGACGAGGCCAAGAAGCTGAACATCCCGGTTGTGGCCATCCTGGACACCAACTGCGATCCCGACGAAGTCGATTTCCCGATCCCGGGCAACGACGACGCCATCCGCTCCGTGAACCTCCTGACCCGCGTTGTTGCCGACGCCGTCGCCGAGGGCCTGATCGCCCGCAACAACCGCGGCTCGGGCACCACCGAAGCTCCCGAAGAGCCTCTGGCTGAGTGGGAGCGCGAGCTCCTCGAAGGCAGCAAGGCCGAGGAAGCTGCTGCGGCTGCTCCGGCAGAAAACGCTGAAGCCCCGGCTGCTGCTGACGCTTCCGCCGAGGAAGCCCCGGCTGCTGCCGAGGCTCCCGCCGAAGACGCCAAGTAA
- the tsf gene encoding translation elongation factor Ts — protein MANYTAADIKALRERTGAGMMDVKKALDEANGDAEKAIEIIRIKGLKGATKREGRSTAEGLVAAKVSNGVGVMIEVNCETDFVAKADKFIQLADKVLAVAVESGAADLETLLATDVDGKPLSEVVIEEGAVLGEKVVVRRISRIEGATVDAYLHKTSKDLPAQVGVLFAVDGESEAAATAAHDVAVHIAAMAPNYLTREDVPSDLVESERRIAEETAKAEGKPEAALTKIVEGRVTGFYKGEVLVDQAFAKDAKKSVAQILEEAGVKGTAFARFRVGA, from the coding sequence ATGGCGAACTACACTGCCGCTGACATCAAGGCCCTGCGCGAGCGCACCGGCGCCGGCATGATGGACGTCAAGAAGGCTCTTGACGAAGCCAACGGTGATGCCGAAAAGGCCATCGAAATCATCCGCATCAAGGGCCTCAAGGGCGCCACCAAGCGCGAAGGCCGCTCCACCGCTGAGGGCCTCGTTGCCGCCAAGGTCAGCAACGGCGTCGGCGTCATGATCGAGGTCAACTGCGAGACCGACTTCGTTGCCAAGGCTGACAAGTTCATCCAGCTGGCCGACAAGGTCCTGGCCGTCGCCGTCGAGTCCGGCGCTGCCGACCTCGAAACCCTCCTCGCCACCGATGTCGACGGCAAGCCGCTGTCCGAGGTCGTCATCGAAGAAGGCGCTGTCCTGGGCGAAAAGGTCGTCGTCCGCCGCATTTCCCGCATCGAGGGTGCAACGGTTGATGCCTACCTGCACAAGACCTCGAAGGACCTCCCGGCCCAGGTCGGCGTCCTGTTCGCTGTCGACGGTGAAAGCGAAGCCGCTGCCACCGCCGCGCACGACGTCGCCGTCCACATCGCCGCCATGGCCCCGAACTACCTGACCCGCGAGGACGTTCCGTCCGACCTGGTCGAGTCCGAGCGCCGCATCGCCGAAGAGACCGCAAAGGCCGAGGGCAAGCCCGAAGCCGCCCTCACCAAGATTGTGGAAGGCCGCGTTACGGGCTTCTACAAGGGTGAGGTGCTGGTTGACCAGGCCTTCGCCAAGGACGCCAAGAAGTCCGTGGCCCAGATCCTCGAAGAGGCCGGTGTCAAGGGAACCGCGTTCGCGCGTTTCCGCGTCGGCGCCTAG
- the pyrH gene encoding UMP kinase: protein MEAVKTSMQQEKSRRRVLLKLSGEVFGGGKLGVDPETVRNVAKQIAAAVPDVEVAIVVGGGNFFRGAELSQSGMDRSRADYMGMLGTVMNCLALQDFLEQAGVETRVQSAITMGQVAEAYIPRRAIRHMEKGRVVIFGAGAGLPYFSTDTVAAQRALEVHADVVLMAKSGVDAVYTADPKKDPTAERLETLSYDDALRRDIRVMDQTAMTMCKDNDLSMVVFGMEGEGNVTRAIRGEKLGTLVSA, encoded by the coding sequence ATGGAAGCCGTCAAAACATCAATGCAGCAAGAGAAGAGCCGACGGCGGGTCCTCCTGAAGCTCTCCGGCGAGGTCTTCGGTGGCGGGAAGCTCGGTGTCGATCCCGAGACCGTCCGTAACGTCGCCAAGCAGATTGCCGCGGCCGTCCCGGACGTTGAGGTGGCCATCGTGGTGGGAGGCGGCAATTTCTTCCGCGGCGCCGAGCTGTCCCAGAGCGGCATGGACCGCTCGCGGGCGGACTACATGGGAATGCTCGGCACCGTCATGAACTGCCTCGCCCTGCAGGACTTCCTGGAGCAGGCCGGCGTGGAGACGCGCGTGCAGAGCGCCATCACCATGGGACAGGTGGCTGAGGCCTACATCCCGCGCCGCGCCATCCGCCACATGGAAAAGGGCCGCGTCGTCATCTTCGGTGCCGGTGCCGGCCTGCCGTACTTCTCCACGGACACCGTGGCTGCACAGCGCGCCCTGGAAGTCCACGCGGACGTTGTCCTCATGGCCAAGAGCGGCGTGGACGCCGTCTACACCGCGGACCCCAAGAAGGATCCCACCGCCGAACGGCTGGAGACCCTGAGCTACGACGACGCCCTGCGCCGCGACATCCGCGTAATGGACCAGACCGCCATGACCATGTGCAAGGACAATGACCTGTCCATGGTGGTGTTCGGCATGGAAGGCGAAGGCAACGTCACCCGCGCCATCCGTGGAGAGAAGCTGGGCACCCTGGTCTCCGCCTAG
- the frr gene encoding ribosome recycling factor: MIEETLLEAEEKMDKAVEVAKEDFASIRTGRANPGLYNRVLVDYYGSPTPLQQLASFAIPDARTILVTPFDKTALRDIERALSDSEVGANPSNDGNVIRITIPELTKERRKEYVKIVKTKGEDAKVSIRNIRRKAKEALDRLVKDGEAGEDEGTRAEKELDGLTKAHVDGIDELLKRKEAELLEV; the protein is encoded by the coding sequence GTGATCGAAGAAACCTTGCTCGAAGCCGAAGAGAAGATGGACAAGGCCGTAGAGGTTGCCAAGGAAGACTTCGCTTCCATCCGCACCGGCCGCGCCAACCCCGGCCTGTACAACAGGGTCCTGGTGGACTACTACGGCTCGCCCACACCCCTGCAGCAGCTCGCCTCGTTCGCCATCCCTGACGCCCGCACCATCCTGGTCACCCCGTTCGACAAGACCGCACTGCGGGACATCGAACGCGCTCTGAGCGATTCCGAGGTAGGAGCCAACCCGTCCAACGACGGCAACGTCATCCGGATCACCATCCCGGAGCTGACCAAGGAACGCCGCAAGGAATACGTCAAGATCGTCAAGACCAAGGGCGAGGACGCCAAGGTGTCCATCCGCAATATCCGCCGCAAGGCCAAGGAAGCCCTGGACCGCCTGGTCAAGGACGGCGAAGCCGGCGAAGACGAGGGCACCCGGGCCGAAAAGGAGCTGGACGGCCTGACCAAGGCCCACGTGGATGGCATCGATGAGCTGCTCAAGCGCAAGGAAGCAGAGCTGCTCGAAGTCTGA
- a CDS encoding phosphatidate cytidylyltransferase encodes MGQADQAPAPRARIRGKQPRSNPTPKAGRNLPAAVGVGLAMLLAVLGGLLFLPLGFVAVTTTFAIFGVWEIYRALEANGTRMPIVPVMTGTVAMPFVAYFGGVESLLFAMLLSSVAVLLWRSIDTAAGSANSIFAGVFTLGWVPFFISFAALPLHASGGATPLGLWPGGAVPEGAWQIAVMLLLVVSNDTFGYLVGASLGKHPMAPKISPKKSWEGFAGSVAGAVLIGVLACLFILDKPWWVGVVLAVGTVAASTAGDLAESMVKRELGVKDMSSILPGHGGVMDRLDSIVFASPLVYVLYGFVTGSW; translated from the coding sequence ATGGGCCAGGCAGATCAGGCCCCCGCACCACGGGCGCGCATAAGGGGGAAGCAGCCCAGGAGCAACCCAACGCCCAAGGCCGGCCGGAACCTTCCGGCGGCCGTGGGGGTGGGCCTGGCCATGCTGCTCGCCGTGCTGGGCGGGCTGCTGTTCCTTCCGCTGGGTTTCGTGGCGGTCACCACTACGTTCGCCATCTTCGGTGTCTGGGAAATCTACCGTGCCCTGGAGGCCAACGGCACCAGGATGCCTATCGTTCCGGTAATGACCGGCACGGTGGCCATGCCGTTCGTGGCGTACTTTGGGGGCGTCGAAAGCCTGCTCTTCGCCATGCTCCTGAGCTCGGTGGCGGTGCTGCTCTGGAGATCCATCGACACCGCCGCAGGCTCGGCCAACAGTATTTTTGCCGGGGTCTTCACCCTCGGCTGGGTGCCGTTCTTCATCAGCTTCGCCGCGCTTCCGCTGCACGCCTCCGGGGGTGCGACCCCGCTGGGCCTCTGGCCGGGAGGTGCCGTTCCGGAAGGCGCCTGGCAGATCGCCGTCATGCTGCTGCTGGTGGTCTCCAATGACACGTTCGGCTACCTGGTGGGAGCATCGCTGGGCAAGCACCCCATGGCGCCCAAGATCAGCCCCAAGAAGTCCTGGGAAGGCTTTGCCGGATCAGTGGCCGGCGCCGTCCTGATCGGCGTCCTCGCCTGCCTCTTCATTCTGGACAAGCCCTGGTGGGTGGGCGTGGTCCTGGCCGTCGGCACCGTGGCCGCGTCCACAGCCGGCGACCTTGCCGAGTCCATGGTGAAACGCGAACTTGGCGTCAAGGACATGAGCAGCATCCTGCCCGGGCACGGCGGGGTCATGGACCGGCTGGACTCCATCGTGTTTGCGTCCCCGCTGGTCTACGTCCTTTACGGGTTCGTCACCGGAAGCTGGTAA
- a CDS encoding DivIVA domain-containing protein has product MALDIHRQIPASFERVQRSEYGYNAKQVDQFLQRARVSLESPHDAEQPINSSDVRAVSFDPVKGGYSATVVDAALDRLEDAFARRERDELIAASGEEAWLREIGKLSGILRGRLHRPDGERFRRPAKNKVRSYNTADVDRLCHELVAYLEHDKPLSVDSVRRAVFRPETGRDGYEEAQVDAFLDRVIELMAAID; this is encoded by the coding sequence GTGGCATTGGATATTCATCGGCAGATCCCTGCGTCATTTGAGCGTGTGCAGCGCAGCGAATACGGGTACAACGCCAAGCAGGTGGACCAGTTCCTCCAGCGGGCACGGGTGTCGCTGGAGTCACCCCACGACGCCGAACAGCCCATCAACAGCTCAGACGTGCGGGCTGTGTCCTTCGATCCGGTCAAGGGCGGCTACTCCGCAACCGTGGTGGATGCGGCCCTGGACCGGCTGGAAGACGCCTTCGCCCGCAGGGAGCGCGATGAACTGATTGCGGCCAGCGGCGAGGAAGCCTGGCTGCGCGAAATCGGCAAGCTCTCAGGAATCCTTCGCGGACGCCTCCACCGCCCGGACGGGGAACGCTTCCGCCGGCCGGCCAAGAACAAGGTCCGCAGCTACAACACCGCCGATGTGGATAGGCTCTGCCACGAACTTGTGGCGTACCTGGAACACGACAAGCCGCTCAGCGTGGACAGCGTCCGCCGCGCCGTGTTCCGCCCGGAAACCGGACGCGACGGCTATGAAGAAGCCCAGGTGGACGCCTTCCTGGACCGCGTCATTGAACTGATGGCCGCCATCGATTAA